Proteins from one Ipomoea triloba cultivar NCNSP0323 chromosome 1, ASM357664v1 genomic window:
- the LOC116020112 gene encoding uncharacterized protein LOC116020112 yields the protein MDPTDIIDRCSELTLEEEEIGGLEAPDPHVIANVVAHWDVVGRFLTDRTIKFDHMQQVLASVWRPMMGMCVLPLEDNLFLFQFPHPKDMRRVIDDGPWSFENNMLVCKEVPEGTRPEDFPHPKDMRRVIDDGPWSFENNMLVCKEVPEGTRPEDVVLDSIPFWVQIHELPAVYAFNAFIRQVGDYVGTFVAVDPNNFGTSRRSYYRIRVKVDVTAPLKRIIKLNRKDGTAQWITFKYERLSTFCFCCGLLGHSDKFCKKAYDEGIEPENFPYGSWLRAGSRRQVQPVGARWILPELPVKASDNSNAANAVGSFDLVVTDDPKELQGDLKRRREDTTEVGSSSGKDIVMEKVPKNLMLAGWAXASDNSNAANAVGSFDLVVTDDPKELQGDLKRRREDTTEVGSSSGKDIVMEKVPKNLMLAGLEMEQVRLKMGYEGLFNVDRVGLGGGLALFWRDSGMATLLRFSNNHIDVEVSLPGKPRWRLTCFYGYPERSRRQASWDLLRQLKDNSNLPWVVLGDFNDITCQSEKRGVHSHPSSLIDGFNEALHNCNLLDLGMIGNRFTWEKGRGTDAWVEERLDRVVANLDWTDLYTEVSILNILTTTSDHCAIFLNLNPTRLHTSKRTFKFESAWLCDQGCRNIVEASWQQTVGSHFQDRITLCGQSLWRWGGEYFKRFGSWIKHLRHLLDVLKESRRPSAITQFLEAENELNLLLRQEEIFWKQRSKQLWLKHGDYNTKYFHRFASGRRRNNHLLRLLNPDGVWVEDNNMNGEVLRYFNEIFSSAGTSSDLFSLVQCRVTEDMNIQLRQPFTIDEVKAALFDMAPEKAPGPDGMSPSFFQRFWPIIEHDLYMFVLNCLNTCTFPDGLNDTNIVLIPKKKVPEKVSDLRPIALCNVAYKVMAKVLANRMKGFLNGIISPTQSAFVPDRLLSDNVIVAGEVGHYLRRKCNGAVGWAALKLDMAKAYDRMEWCFLEGMLATLGFERRWIDLLMLCVKSVRYSILVNGEVAGSVIPTRGIRQSDPLSPYFFIIYAEGLSVLLQRAEARGDIHGIKIARGAPAVSHLLFADDSLLFFKATQQQVLKVKDCLEEYCAASRQVVNYAKSSAMFSTNTNADMRKFVADCMGVRVTEDLGRYLGFPSVLGRNKTAIFRFIEQRVRERVSGWQQKLISKAGREVLIKSIAQSLPIFTMSVYLLSGRTCDAIEKTLNRYWWCGGDRQKGIHWLSWSRLSAPKTCGGLGFKKIREFNIALLAKQGWRLLTTPSSLVCRLLKAKYFPRCDFLDAQIGNNPSYIWRSILAGQELLKSGVVRTIGDGKDTRIWGWPWLSDMDNPSLHTLGVTEFNDATVNSLFDEQGKWDLEILHDLFEPDDIPRILATPISHEISDSWRWRGDIRGVYTDKLWKLPVPPKVKNFLWRCARNIVPVREVLKQRHVWIGGGCPLCDSMEETTEHLFCSCTFACQVWGENDVAQGKSMLEFMQSVLSSADGNYVVRMAAVCWVLWLVRNAIVWQNEVRTVHSVCMQVQRLQLIWKDAYTKTNLSVNNNIPTAWTPPQHGFLKCNVDAAIFDDGAGYGAVLRDHHGLFVAAKADRLMATRDPLLAEALAVKEALSWIKDSDYSSVIIETDCLNFVLAFHSRSVDFSYVGCLVKHSRSLASDIGNVSVRHVKRLANQVAHVLARATGSSSGLGSWFSFPPGCISELLIH from the exons ATGGATCCTACTGATATCATTGACAGATGTTCAGAATTGACTCTGGAAGAGGAGGAAATTGGTGGTCTTGAGGCACCCGATCCACACGTGATAGCTAATGTGGTCGCTCACTGGGATGTTGTCGGCCGATTTTTAACAGATCGCACGATCAAGTTTGATCACATGCAGCAGGTTCTTGCTTCGGTGTGGCGCCCTATGATGGGGATGTGTGTACTCCCTCTTGAAGACAATCTGTTCTTGTTCCAGTTCCCGCACCCTAAAGATATGCGTCGAGTTATTGACGACGGGCCTTGGTCGTTTGAGAACAATATGCTCGTGTGTAAAGAGGTCCCGGAGGGTACTCGACCAGAGGAT TTCCCGCACCCTAAAGATATGCGTCGAGTTATTGACGACGGGCCTTGGTCGTTTGAGAACAATATGCTCGTGTGTAAAGAGGTCCCGGAGGGTACTCGACCAGAGGATGTAGTGTTGGATTCTATTCCATTCTGGGTGCAGATTCACGAATTACCTGCAGTCTATGCTTTTAATGCTTTTATTCGTCAAGTTGGGGATTACGTGGGTACGTTTGTGGCGGTGGATCCCAACAACTTTGGTACTAGTCGACGCAGTTACTACCGTATTAGGGTCAAGGTCGATGTTACTGCTCCTCTAAAGAGGATAATCAAGTTAAACCGAAAGGATGGTACGGCACAGTGGATCACCTTTAAATATGAACGGCTCAGTACTTTTTGCTTTTGTTGTGGTCTTCTTGGACACTCTGACAAGTTTTGTAAGAAGGCTTACGACGAAGGAATTGAACCAGAGAATTTCCCTTACGGTTCATGGTTACGTGCGGGGTCGCGTCGGCAGGTTCAACCCGTGGGTGCAAGATGGATATTGCCAGAGCTCCCAGTTAAGGCCAGTGACAATTCCAACGCTGCCAATGCGGTTGGTTCGTTTGATTTGGTAGTGACTGATGACCCTAAGGAATTGCAGGGTGATCTTAAGAGAAGACGTGAGGATACTACTGAGGTTGGTAGTTCAAGTGGGAAGGATATTGTCATGGAAAAAGTTCCAAAAAACTTGATGTTGGCGG GGTGGGCCNAGGCCAGTGACAATTCCAACGCTGCCAATGCGGTTGGTTCGTTTGATTTGGTAGTGACTGATGACCCTAAGGAATTGCAGGGTGATCTTAAGAGAAGACGTGAGGATACTACTGAGGTTGGTAGTTCAAGTGGGAAGGATATTGTCATGGAAAAAGTTCCAAAAAACTTGATGTTGGCGGGTCTGGAG ATGGAACAAGTGAGACTTAAAATGGGGTATGAAGGTCTGTTTAATGTTGATAGGGTGGGCCTCGGAGGGGGTCTAGCTCTTTTTTGGAGAGATTCGGGAATGGCCACGCTTCTTAGATTCTCAAATAATCATATTGATGTGGAGGTTTCGTTGCCTGGTAAACCGCGTTGGAGACTTACCTGTTTTTACGGGTATCCGGAAAGGTCAAGAAGGCAAGCGTCTTGGGATCTTCTACGTCAACTTAAGGATAATTCTAATCTTCCTTGGGTTGTGCTTGGGGATTTCAACGACATTACATGTCAATCCGAGAAGAGAGGGGTTCATTCTCATCCTTCTTCTCTTATAGATGGGTTCAATGAGGCACTGCACAACTGTAACCTGCTTGATCTTGGCATGATTGGCAACCGGTTTACATGGGAAAAGGGTCGTGGAACTGATGCATGGGTGGAGGAACGCCTTGACAGGGTGGTGGCAAATTTGGATTGGACGGACTTATATACTGAGGTTTCTATTCTTAACATTCTCACTACGACGTCCGATCACTGTGCTATTTTTTTGAATCTGAACCCAACTCGTTTGCATACATCCAAACGTACTTTCAAGTTTGAATCTGCATGGTTGTGCGATCAAGGATGTCGGAATATTGTTGAGGCTTCTTGGCAGCAGACTGTAGGCTCCCATTTCCAAGACCGAATAACTCTTTGTGGTCAAAGCCTTTGGAGGTGGGGAGGGGAGTATTTTAAGCGCTTTGGGAGCTGGATTAAGCATCTAAGACACTTGTTAGATGTGTTAAAGGAAAGTAGAAGGCCCTCTGCTATTACTCAATTTTTAGAAGCTGAGAATGAATTAAATTTGTTGCTACGACAAGAAGAAATATTTTGGAAGCAGAGATCAAAACAATTATGGCTCAAACATGGAGATTATAATACTAAATATTTTCATAGATTTGCCTCCGGTCGCCGCCGCAATAATCATTTACTGAGGCTTTTGAATCCTGATGGCGTGTGGGTGGAAGATAATAATATGAATGGGGAGGTACTCAGgtattttaatgaaatttttagttCTGCGGGTACTAGTTCTGATTTATTTTCTCTTGTTCAATGTCGGGTAACTGAGGATATGAATATACAGCTTCGGCAACCGTTTACTATTGATGAGGTTAAAGCTGCGCTATTTGATATGGCTCCTGAGAAAGCTCCCGGTCCTGATGGTATGTCTCCTTCTTTCTTTCAACGCTTTTGGCCGATAATTGAGCacgatttatatatgtttgttcttaatTGCCTTAATACTTGTACGTTCCCTGATGGTCTTAATGACACAAATATCGTGTTGATACCGAAAAAGAAAGTTCCTGAGAAAGTTTCGGATTTGAGACCGATTGCTTTGTGCAATGTAGCCTACAAGGTTATGGCAAAAGTGTTGGCCAATCGCATGAAAGGTTTTTTGAACGGTATTATATCACCCACTCAGAGTGCATTTGTACCCGACAGATTATTATCCGACAATGTGATTGTTGCTGGTGAGGTAGGTCATTATCTGCGGAGAAAGTGTAATGGGGCTGTAGGATGGGCTGCTCTGAAACTTGATATGGCCAAAGCCTACGACCGAATGGAATGGTGTTTTCTGGAAGGGATGTTAGCGACATTGGGTTTTGAACGTAGGTGGATTGATTTGCTCATGTTGTGTGTGAAATCAGTGCGTTACTCTATCCTAGTTAATGGCGAGGTGGCGGGTTCTGTGATTCCCACTCGTGGCATTCGACAAAGTGACCCTTTATCTCCGTACTTTTTCATTATCTATGCGGAAGGGTTATCTGTGCTTCTACAACGAGCTGAGGCTCGAGGGGATATTCACGGTATCAAGATTGCTCGTGGGGCTCCTGCTGTCTCACATCTGTTGTTTGCGGACGACAGTTTACTATTTTTTAAGGCTACCCAACAACAAGTACTTAAGGTTAAAGATTGCTTGGAGGAATATTGTGCAGCATCGAGGCAAGTTGTTAATTATGCTAAGTCCAGTGCGATGTTTAGTACAAACACCAATGCAGATATGCGTAAGTTTGTTGCCGATTGTATGGGAGTGCGTGTGACTGAGGATCTGGGGCGCTACCTGGGCTTTCCATCTGTGTTGGGTAGGAATAAAACTGCCATCTTCCGTTTTATTGAGCAAAGGGTTCGTGAGAGAGTAAGTGGCTGGCAACAGAAGCTTATTTCAAAGGCAGGTCGAGAAGTATTGATTAAAAGCATCGCGCAATCCTTACCAATCTTTACTATGTCTGTTTATTTACTCTCGGGGCGTACGTGTGATGCAATTGAAAAGACTTTGAACCGATATTGGTGGTGTGGTGGTGACCGCCAGAAAGGTATACATTGGCTCAGCTGGTCTCGTTTGAGTGCGCCAAAGACATGTGGGGGTTTGGGATTTAAAAAGATCCGTGAATTTAATATTGCGCTGTTAGCTAAGCAGGGATGGCGATTGTTGACTACTCCATCATCGTTAGTCTGTCGTCTCCTGAAGGCAAAATACTTCCCTCGTTGTGACTTCTTGGATGCTCAAATTGGCAATAACCCTAGTTATATCTGGAGGAGCATTCTAGCAGGGCAAGAACTTCTTAAATCAGGGGTGGTACGTACAATTGGCGACGGAAAGGACACAAGAATTTGGGGATGGCCTTGGTTGTCTGACATGGATAATCCTTCCCTTCACACCCTTGGAGTTACTGAATTTAATGATGCTACAGTTAATTCTTTGTTTGATGAGCAAGGTAAATGGGATTTAGAGATTTTGCATGATTTATTTGAACCTGATGATATTCCCAGAATCCTCGCAACTCCTATTTCGCATGAGATATCTGATTCTTGGAGATGGAGAGGGGATATAAGGGGTGTGTACACA GATAAACTCTGGAAGCTCCCAGTTCCACCAAAGGTTAAAAACTTCCTTTGGAGGTGTGCTCGTAACATTGTTCCGGTTCGGGAAGTTCTTAAGCAGAGGCACGTGTGGATCGGTGGTGGGTGCCCCTTGTGTGATAGTATGGAAGAGACGACTGAGCATTTATTCTGTTCATGCACTTTTGCATGTCAAGTTTGGGGTGAAAACGACGTCGCCCAAGGGAAATCTATGCTTGAGTTCATGCAATCTGTGTTGAGCTCTGCGGATGGGAACTATGTTGTGCGAATGGCTGCAGTTTGTTGGGTGTTGTGGTTGGTTCGAAATGCAATAGTGTGGCAGAATGAGGTTAGAACGGTGCATAGTGTTTGCATGCAAGTCCAAAGGCTGCAACTCATCTGGAAGGATGCTTATACAAAGACTAATTTAtctgttaataataatattcccACTGCTTGGACCCCTCCTCAACATGGCTTCCTTAAATGTAATGTTGATGCCGCAATATTTGATGATGGTGCAGGTTATGGTGCGGTGCTGCGAGATCACCATGGTCTTTTTGTGGCGGCGAAGGCTGATCGTCTAATGGCTACGCGTGACCCTCTTCTGGCGGAAGCATTAGCGGTCAAGGAAGCTCTGTCTTGGATTAAAGACTCTGATTATTCTAGTGTCATTATTGAAACAGACTGTTTAAATTTTGTGCTTGCTTTTCATTCTCGTTCTGTTGATTTTTCCTATGTGGGTTGTTTAGTTAAGCATAGTCGTTCTTTGGCTAGTGACATTGGGAACGTTTCTGTTCGCCATGTCAAGAGGTTAGCGAATCAGGTGGCTCACGTGCTTGCACGGGCAACTGGTTCATCGTCTGGCCTGGGTTCGTGGTTTTCTTTTCCGCCTGGTTGTATTTCTGAATTATTGATTCATTAA
- the LOC116032332 gene encoding uncharacterized protein LOC116032332, with protein sequence MPRLPASHADCPAQMDCCLPPTASILRGDLATDEFMRSFLLPRDLELCEGNPDPRPILEAFIRHLALGDTLRATQARLEVERKARLDLESQLQVSETKRKSLEDKYAQLQTLRARENHMHGKVLASVLSDYKSSKAFKEDARKYLVEHMEELFTDWAATPAGRDRIGMEGLLMYDVGQYTLQRDIYVILRNRDETFDPVEWGLPVEFENPDPVALAELTEAVKEEMAAGSPRE encoded by the exons ATGCCTCGGCTCCCTGCCTCCCATGCCGACTGCCCCGCTCAGATGGATTGTTGTCTTCCTCCCACGGCTTCTATCCTTCGAGGTGATCTTGCCACCGATGAGTTCATGCGGAGCTTTCTCCTTCCTCGGGATCTAGAGCTATGCGAGGGCAACCCAGATCCCCGTCCTATACTTGAG GCTTTCATTCGCCACCTAGCCTTGGGAGATACCTTAAGGGCCACCCAGGCTCGCCTAGAGGTCGAAAGGAAGGCCCGACTGGACTTAGAGTCACAGCTGCAGGTGTCGGAGACCAAGCGCAAGAGTTTGGAGGACAAGTACGCTCAGTTGCAAACATTGCGCGCCCGTGAAAATCATATGCATGGGAAAGTCCTTGCTTCGGTGCTGTCAGACTACAAGAGCTCTAAGGCCTTCAAGGAGGATGCGAGAAAGTACCTTGTTGAGCACATGGAGGAGCTTTTTACTGATTGGGCTGCTACACCCGCGGGAAGAGATCGCATAGGCATGGAGGGGCTATTGATGTATGATGTAGGTCAGTATACGTTGCAACGAGACATTTATGTAATCCTTCGCAACCGAGACGAGACTTTTGATCCCGTGGAATGGGGTCTTCCCGTTGAGTTCGAGAACCCAGACCCCGTGGCCTTAGCCGAGCTAACTGAGGCGGTCAAGGAGGAGATGGCTGCGGGTTCACCCCGCGAGTAG
- the LOC116002191 gene encoding V-type proton ATPase subunit C-like: MASRYWVVALPVQQTSSATSLWNSLQDSISKHSFDTPLYRFNIPNLRIGTLDSLLALSDDLVKSNSFIEGVCSKIRRQIEELERASGVLSSSLTVDGVPVDSYLTRFVWDEAKYPTMSPLRETVDGVHTQVAKIEDDLKVRVAEYNNVRSQLNAINRKQAGSLAVRDLSNLVKPEDLIVSEHLTTLLAVVSKFSQRDWLASYETLTTYVVPRSSKKLYEDNEYSLYTVTLFSRDADNFRNKARERGFQIRDFEYNPETQESRKQELERLMQDQETFKSSLLQWCYTSYGEVFSSWMHFTAVRVFAESILRYGLPPSFLSVVLAPSVKSEKKVRSILESLCDSSNSTYWKTEDEGAVGVFGGDTDAHPYVSFSINLV, encoded by the exons ATGGCGTCTCGGTACTGGGTGGTTGCTCTTCCCGTCCAGCAAACCTCTTCCGCCACTTCTCTCTGGAATAGCCTTCAGGACTCCATCTCCAAACACTCTTTCGACACTCCTCTCTACAGA TTCAACATTCCGAATCTCCGTATTGGAACTTTGGATTCGCTTCTTGCGCTCAGCGATGATCTTGTCAAG TCCAACAGCTTCATTGAAGGGGTTTGTTCGAAAATACGACGCCAGATCGAGGAGTTGGAGAGGGCTTCTGGTGTGCTCAGTAGTTCCCTTACAGTGGATGGGGTTCCAGTGGACTCTTATCTCACCAg ATTTGTGTGGGATGAGGCCAAATATCCAACAATGTCCCCTCTCAGGGAGACAGTTGATGGTGTTCACACCCAAGTTGCTAAGATTGAGGATGATCTTAAG GTTCGGGTTGCTGAGTACAACAACGTGCGTAGCCAACTTAATGCCATAAACCGTAAGCAGGCGGGAAG CTTAGCTGTACGTGATCTGTCCAATTTGGTGAAGCCTGAAGATCTTATTGTGTCAGAACACTTAACTACTCTGCTTGCTGTTGTTTCCAAATTTTCACAGAGAGACTGGCTAGCTAGTTATGAGACGCTCACTACCTATGTT GTTCCCAGATCCTCCAAGAAGCTGTATGAGGACAATGAATATTCTCTTTATACTGTAACACTATTCAGCCGTGATGCTGATAATTTCAGGAATAAGGCGCGTGAAAGAGGCTTCCAA ATTCGTGATTTTGAGTATAATCCTGAAACACAAGAAAGTCGGAAGCAGGAGCTGGAAAGACTGATGCAAGACCAAGAAACATTCAAAAGCTCCCTTTTGCAATGGTGTTATACCAGTTATGGAGAG GTTTTCAGCTCCTGGATGCACTTTACTGCTGTACGTGTATTTGCTGAGAGCATTTTGAGATATGGCTTGCCGCCATCGTTTTTG TCTGTTGTCTTGGCACCATCAGTTAAGAGTGAGAAAAAAGTGCGTTCTATTCTTGAATCACTTTGTGACAGCTCAAACAG TACCTACTGGAAAACTGAGGACGAAGGAGCAGTGGGTGTTTTTGGAGGCGATACAGATGCTCATCCTTATGTTTCGTTTTCCATAAATCTTGTTTGA
- the LOC116001046 gene encoding ankyrin repeat and SAM domain-containing protein 6: MTEAQPTENGGGMAAAYEQIGTKRQRRPSVRLGDIGGNHTSSYEHRRVKAPWKDSSSKAASKTRHLTNFSSNETLTLADNNANDNTGRNANKKISNNVDEDDDRDDNLDSVAIGSWKVRDLKSKRGATTKRVRSNWVSNSKANESDGDDKLISGSREEVENNDEICPDSETEDSEHTPLHPLDNNKNNTNAGMGDDARGIGNLTSRRMTRVSEEGPSDTELRNWNYSSERNGVKVWLNQLGLGRYAPLFEIHEVDDEVLPMLTLEDLKDMGIKAVGSRRKMYCAIQKLNKGFS; this comes from the coding sequence ATGACGGAGGCGCAGCCAACGGAGAACGGCGGAGGGATGGCGGCGGCATATGAGCAAATCGGTACAAAGCGTCAGCGACGGCCTAGCGTCAGGTTGGGCGACATCGGCGGGAATCATACCTCCTCTTATGAGCATCGCAGAGTTAAGGCGCCATGGAAGGACTCGTCCAGCAAGGCCGCTTCCAAGACTCGGCATCTCACCAACTTTTCAAGTAACGAAACCCTAACCCTCGCTGATAACAATGCCAATGATAATACTGGTAGAAATGCGAACAAAAAGATTAGTAATAATGTGGATGAGGATGACGATAGAGATGATAATTTAGATAGTGTTGCGATTGGTAGCTGGAAGGTTAGGGATTTGAAATCTAAAAGAGGTGCGACGACTAAGAGAGTGAGGTCCAATTGGGTTTCCAACTCCAAAGCCAATGAGAGTGATGGGGATGATAAGTTAATTAGTGGTAGCCGGGAAGAGGTGGAGAATAATGATGAAATTTGTCCTGATTCTGAAACTGAGGATTCAGAACACACCCCACTTCATCCGTTGGATAACAATAAGAATAACACTAACGCAGGCATGGGTGATGATGCCAGAGGAATTGGGAATTTGACTAGTAGGAGGATGACTAGGGTTTCAGAGGAGGGGCCAAGTGATACTGAACTCAGGAACTGGAACTACTCATCTGAGAGAAATGGGGTGAAAGTATGGCTGAATCAGTTAGGACTTGGGAGGTATGCTCCTTTGTTTGAGATTCATGAGGTTGACGACGAGGTTTTGCCAATGCTGACCTTGGAGGATCTTAAGGATATGGGGATCAAAGCGGTTGGTTCTCGGAGGAAAATGTACTGTGCCATTCAGAAACTTAATAAAGGGTTCTCCTAG